Below is a genomic region from Miscanthus floridulus cultivar M001 chromosome 1, ASM1932011v1, whole genome shotgun sequence.
GGCGCCCGCAGTAAGCTCAGCCCGAGCTACGCGGGACCCTTTCAGGTGACGGAGCGCGTGGGCGACGTCGCCTACCGCCTTCGACTGCCAGACGGCGCGCGCATCCACGACGTCTTCCACGTTGGCGTTCTCAAGCCCTTCCATGGAGCCCCTCCGACAACTACTCCGGCATTGCCACCCATGCGCCACAGTCGTCTGCTGGAAGCACCCGAACGCGCCCTGAGCTCGCAGCTGCGCCGTGGGGTCTGGCACGTGCTCATCCAGTGGGCCGGCCTGCCGGAGACCGACGCCACCTGGGAACTAGTCGACGACTTCCGCGCGGCCTACCCCGACTtttagctcgaggacgagctgtttgtcgACGATGGGAGTGATGTTATGGTGGGCCGCGTCTACCAGCGCCGCAAGCGGAGCCGTGGCTAAGGATGCAGCGGAGCGGCGTGCGACGCGCGCGACATGCATGCGGCTGCATGGTGACCACGGCCAGAGCGGCTTCAGTTCCTTAAATCTAGGATCTCAGATTTGCGTTTGTTAAGTCAACTAAAGTTTGTTAGTTAGTTAGTGAATTGTGGAACACTTGGCTATATAGCCTAAACATTTGTTTAATAAGAAGTTAGCTAGAGATTGATATCAATCTCTCCCGCTCTGTTAGCCTCAACTTTCTCCTCTGTTCTTGTGTTCGACGCCGGCCGACAGCACGGCGTCGCACACTCGCCGCCGAGGAGAGAGCAAGCCTCGTCCTCCCACGTCACACGACTACAACCTCAGAGGAAGTAGAAGCGGTTCTAACAGGTAACAAGTTCACAGTTTAGTTTGCCGTGAACCAGTATCTGACACAAACAGTCAAACACAGTTTTTTTTAACATAAACTCGTAAGAAATTTTGGCAAGTGGAATTACACTGTTAAGCAGTCTATCACCAAAGAACAGAAAACGCATACCAAGAGGGCCTGCTCCAAATCATTTGGACGGATGCTTGAAACTACATTCAGAACATAATCTGAAGGTGAATGCCCTTGCATTATAACATTAGGTTGAAATTTAGCTGCCTTCGCATTAATTTGCTCTTCCTGAAAATTGTGAAACATGGAGATCAAGAAAATGTTCCATTATTTATGGGTGGAACAAGGTGTAATATATGAGTGTACCATTTTATGCTGATTAATGTGTTTTAGTTCCTCCTCAGCAGTGTCAAGTGCATCCATGATTGCATCAGCAGAAGTTACAGTCTCTTTTGTTTTCCTACCAGGAACACCCACAGAACCTTCATCAGGGGCATCATCTTTCTGCCCATATCTATACTCATCGTTTTCTAAATCAGCCTCAAAGGTTTCCTCCAATCTTTTCTCCTTCTCTTCCTGGGGTATATTGGAGATTTAGGGGTGAAAAAGAGCAATCTCTAAGAAGCTTGAAGAGCTAGAATATGTTCTGAGGCTACTCAAAAAGAAATTTCATCTCAACCCTCTATAATCACAAAATACCTCAATGAACAGATGTTCTTCAGTACGATCCCAACGCCGAATGGAGCGATCATGCGAACCTGTTACAATAAAATCACCACGACTGCTGATTGTGAGGCACCAAACTTCAGCATGATGTCCTTCAAGTGTTAACAACAACTCAAATTTATCAGCATCCCAGTACTTCACAGTGCGATCTTTCCCCACACTGAACATATAATGAGTTCTATACACAAACTTAACATCCATCACGCTGCAAAGTGAAAACATCCAAGAAATTATATAAGGTTCTGCCTAtaatcaaaacaaaaaaaaaacaacaattAAAAAGCAATATCATACCTGTCTGAATGAGCAAATATAGATCTGTGGCAGTCCCCGAAATCCATACCCCAAATCTTCAAATTTTTGTCCGCAGAGCCAGTAACTAGCAAAGCCCCATCAGATGATATGTCCATACAGAGAACTGGAAGTTTGTGCCCATAAAGGTTTAGAGAAGGTTTCAGTGTGTCCATGTGGTAGACCTGTATAAACATAAGAATGTTTGAGGCAAGAAAAAGAAACAAGAGGTAATTATAGATTGAAGCAACTTTTTATTCCTAATGGTTTCCACTTTCCGAAATGTAGTTTTGTAACTCAAGAAAATCACGATCAGATTTCTATGTGAAATGCTGATGTTGTCCACAAGGTTCATCGTTTTGATCAGAACAATGTTATTACTAAATAACAGAAGTAATTACCTAAGTAGCAACCAAACTTAGCATAGAAAGTGAAATCCAGAGTGACATCTCTTGGATTTTACATTTTCAGGAGAACTAGAGAAGGGCAAATGATGATTTTCATGTGTCAACAATCACTTCAGTCACTGACTCACTGCAGACACACTAAGAACCAATTTAACAAATGCGCAGACAATAAATATTGAGTAGTGTTAGTGGACAAcagccaggcgggagtaaataggaaactagagttatggcggcagaccatTGAGTCTAaatgttttagattgagcagaactaaaaccgaatacatgagatgcgactttggcgtagttgtacaggaggagggagatgtgagtttggaaggtcaagtagtgcataagaaggatacctttcagtatctgggatcgatgctacagagggatggagatgtTGATGCGGACGATGGCTATAGAATCAAaatagggtggatcaagtggcgacaagcttatggcattctctgtgacaagagggtaccacaaaagctaaaaggcaagttctatagaacgacgattagaccagctatgttgtatggagcaaaatgttggcctacaaagattcgacatgttcaacagctgcGTGTTGCAGAAATGAGTGTTGCGATAGATTTGCGGTCACACatgaatggaccgagttcggaacgatgatatacgttatcgcctagaggtagcaccaaatgaagaaaagcttgtccaacatcggttgaggtggtttggtcatgtccaaaggagacctccagaggcactagTGCATtttggagtcctaagccaagctaataatatgaggagaggtagaggaagactgaaattgacatagggggagacaataaaaagagatttgaaagcttaggatatacctagagatttatgtttgaataggagtacttggaaagcagctattgaagtgcctgaaccgtaacttggggctcttggtgggtttcaactctagcctaccccaacttgcttgggactgaaaggctatgttattgttgttgttgttgcagaCAATAAATATTGACACATCCTTTTTTTCTAAGCAAATAAGCACCTAATGCAAACATGCAGATGGCACTTTAGAAATATTATAATGGTAGACAGAAAAGCACAGGCATACATCAGTGAGATTTTTTCTCTTGCTATAATAACAATATCTAGTCTAGATTACATAAACAATCCAGTCATATGGACCAGGGGTTCAGGTTCACCAATCCCATACCATCTCTCCAAAAACTATAATCTAAATACATATAAATATTCTAAACACATAAATGATACTCCAAATTTCCAGTTACATAAAACCCCATATAAAAGGAGAAGTTCTGTGAGTAGAAATGATTTAGAGAGCAACCTTGACATGGCAATCCAAGAGAGCAACAGCAACGTGCTTTCCATCAGGACTGATCGAGACAGCAAGGACGTCTTCGGTCATTTTCAAGGTCCTCACATTAGCTACAGTCAGCTGCTTAGAGTCCTGTAACAAAATTAAGAAATCAATAAGATTTTTAgtgaactccgcctatggtggggcgcctttagTGTCCCAACATAATAGgttccaagccctggtaaaggaggatggTTGTGTTAGACGCGGCGAGCCAatataaaaacttagccactttaatggagatgaaagCCAAAAGaaaacaatatctttcgatcgaagatgcctgaggagtggagaagatgcatattggtaccaatctacaagaataagggagatatccaaagttgtactaattatcggggaattaagttgatgagccacactatgaagttatgggagagagtcatcaagcagcgcctgcgaggaacgacgcagatatcaacaaactaatttggtttcatgcccggaaggtcaaccacagaagcaatcttcttaataagacaggttatggagcggtttagagagcagaagaaggacctccacttggttttcattgacttggagaaggcttatgacaagataccaagaaatgttatgtgatgatctttggacaaacataaagtcccatcaaagtacgtgaccctcatcaaggacatgtacaacaatgttgtgactagtgtttaaacaaacgatggtaacacagattacttcccgattaaaattggacttcatcaagggtcaaccttaagcccgtatctctttgccttggtaatagaTGAGgctaccaggaacatacaaggggatatcccttggtgtatgttgttcgctgatgatgtagtgttagtggacgaatgCAAGAcgagagtaaataggaaactagagttatggcggcagacccttgagtctaaatgttttagattgagcagaactaaaaccgaatacatgagatgcgactttggcggagttgaacaggaggagggagatgtgagtttagaaggtcaagtagtgcctaagaaggatacctttcggtatctaggatcgatgctacagagggatggagatattgatacggacgttagccatagaatcaaagcagggtggatcaagtggcgacaagcttctggcattctctgtgacaagagagtaccacaaaagctaaaaggcaagttctatagaacgacgattagaccggctatgttgtatggagcagaatgttgacctacaaagattcgacatgttcaacaactgagtgttgcagaaatacgtACGTTGCGATGAATTTACGGTCATATAAGAATAGaccgagttcagaacgatgatatacgtgatcgcctagaggtagcaccaattgaagaaaagcttgtccaacatcggttgaggtggtttaaccatgtccaaaggagacctccagaggcaccagtgcattgtggagacctaagccaagctaataatacgaggagaggtagaggaagaccaaaaTTAACATAGAGGgagacaataaaaagagatttgaaagcttaggatatacctagaaatttatgtttgaataggagtacttagaaagcagctattgaagtgtctgaaccgtgacttggggctcttggtgggtttcaactctagcctaccccaacttgcttgggactgaaaggctatgttgttattGTTGTCGTTGTAATAAGCTGCTTAGTAGAGTTGTTGGGATTATACAAAGAACTCCAGAAATAAATAATAGCCACATGACTGAATCTTTGAAATGGATACTGAGATGAACAGGTCATTTGATCATAAAAAGGTACTACATCAACAGTGACACACAAAATTATTTTGACCTAGAACTGTTATTCAAGCACTTAATATAACATCCAATTGAGTTGATGGATGGAGCAACAATTTTTCAGGTGACAAAAAAAAACAATACAGAAGATAGTCATATAAGAAAATCATCATCATTCAATATAAAAATGGTACTTTTTTTTTCTTGGAACTGATATGTGGATAAGTAACTAGGAAAACAGGAACTGATGCACAACATTACTTGACGCATTCTACGTGGAATACACAGGAGGCTCACATTATCAGACTTCTGCACCAATTGGTATTCCCAGAACTTGACATCATGATCAGCACTTCCAGTGACAAAGCCTCGCGCACCAACAGTTCCATCTTCATCTGGAATAGGTACAATTGATCGTATGGAGCCAGCATGAGCTTCTATGGCCTCAGTTAAGCTCCCACTAGCAATATCCACAATCTCCAAAGTACCACTTTGTGTACCAACAAGAGCAAACCGATTTCCGACGAAAGCACTGCACAACCCATATCCAGAGTCAATGGTCCGAAGGCATTCCCCTGTACTAGGATTCCATATCTTGACAGCATTGTGGCTAGTCGACATCATAAGGTTGTCCTCCGAATTAAGGGAGACACTCCTGATGTCAGAACGGTGTCCATGCATCTCAACCGAGTACATCTTCGATACCTTCTCGCTATCCACTGAATACGTCTCAAGCATGTTATTGTTGAGTGATAGAGACAAAGTGGCAAGGCATCCTCTTGGAGGATTACTTGGAGAGAATGCAATCGAGCATATTTTTTTGCTTGCCCGTAAAACTTGAAATAGCTTAAATACATCGGTGACGATAATAGTGGGATTTTGTAAGTTTTGAGCTGGTAAAGGATCAATGATAGTGCCATTCTCTTCGGCAATCATGGATTTCACAGAtgctttctccttctttctgttCACCCGCCTTTTGGCCTTACGTGCAGCCTCTGTTTCATCAAGAACCCTATAAATATCTGCTGTCTTCCCAGCCACCTGGCATACCACAAGACTACCGTCTCTATTAAACCTAACATTTGCCACTCGTTCCTTGCTCTGCCGTGGAATCTCACCAAATAGCTTGAGCACATCCCACTTGCTCCAATCCTCACCCTCCTCTACTGATTGTCGGATTCTAAACACCTGCAGCTCTGGATCAGCAGACCCAGACACTAAAAATCTCTCGCTAGGATCCACATCCATTGACCAAATCTCACTGCGGTGGCCACCAACGATTTGGAGACAGTGCTGTGTTTCAAGGTCCCAAACCCTGATAAACTTGTCCTTGGAGCAGCTCACCAGCTTCTTACCAGAATCGAGAAACACCAAATCGGTGACCTGCACATTGTAATCCTCTCAATTAGCACTGCTAAGCTTTGCTAACCAATCAAACAGACTCAGAGACATGTGAAGCAGCAATGTGCCTGATCACGGTGGCCACGCAAACGGAAGAGCCCAGCCTGTGCAACAACGTCCCAGAGGATGACATCGCAGTCCTTGCTGCCAGAAGCGAGGACTGGCGCCAGAGGGGCCGAAGCGGAGGGCGGCCGCAGCGGAGCGGTGGCCGTGGAGGGTTGCCTCGCAGGCACCTGTTTCCGCGTCCCACAGCCTGATGCTCCCATCCGCGTGCCCGCTCGCAATCTATACCAAACAAAAACACCAATCGCACGAAATTGAGCCAAATTCAAACGCGGGAACCAGCCAGCCAAATTCGAAGAGAACTGAAGGCAGGGAGAGCCGGAGGGGGTTCCGGGGTACCGAAGAGGAGACGGCGGCGGAGGGGGAGGAAGCGATGCAGGAGACGGCgagcgagagggaggaggaggaaggtgcGAAGGAGACAGAGGGGAGACCACGCTTGAGGTCCCAGGCGGCGAGGCGGTcgagggcggcggcgaggaggcggcggccggAGGGGTCGTAGGCGACGTTTGACTCCGGCGACGCAATCACACCGAAGGTGAGGGCCGGCTCGTAGCGGAGGTAAGCCTTCACCATGGCGGGcagccggcggcggcgtgggctGTGTGGTTCGGGCAGCGCACTTATGTTGTGTGTTAGGGTTTATGGCGGCGGGTAGAAGGGCACCGGGCCGCCGGGGTTTTATttgatgtatttttataataaaaacTTGTTTTAAAATATAATTCTGATactaatttttataattttttttttgaattaaaactttttataaatttagttaaacttaaaattTATTGGCTTCTTAGAAAGCGAGTAGTTCACTCTATTTAGAACAAACGGGCTATGTCTCTTTCGCAGATTATAGTTGTCGGGATTCTATAAGTGTTAACTTCAGAACCACCAGCTAACGTCTATATTACATTAGCTATAATATTGAATTATTGTACATTCATCATGGCAAACTTCATTACCTGGTCAAAGAAAAGAATATTTGTATATTTACATAACAGAGTATGATTCTACTATTTTGTTAAACAAATGGACGAAGTTGAATTTCCTTCATCTTATAAAAGAGCGGTGGCTTAAGATGTATATGACACTCCTCCTATTATGAAGCACAAATAAGGTTGGGTTCCATTATGAGGGCCAAGAGCTCCAAAATTTAGTTCTAAGATGAGATTGGTCAATCTAACCATGTTAGAGTAGAATGTGCGGGAACATTATCAAGGTATATCCTATTGCCAAAAATGCTCACAAATCACAAAGTTCTAAAGTGAGCCAACTGAAGCCGGCAATGCCAGCTAAGGTTTTCTAGTGGTGGAACCACAGGAGAGGTGTAAAGAGGCATAGCCTCATGGGCTGCTTGTCACGAAGGGGGAAAACATGTTTGTTTGGTACTAAAAGTGTGTCACGATTAAAGTTTGGAAGAAGCATAGATGTCTTCTTTTTTTTTACGAAAAGAAGAAGCATAGATGTCAGGTGTCAAATTTAGAGTTTTTTCATTGGTAATTATTGATCGACTAGAtaaagagacttttccctgtgtgcccttataaaagatcgtaatcccctgtgtgcccctgaaaaaattcagcggtcttcagcgccactactccaactttttcgtgtcatccatgccacttccgtcagtttgggccctaacgccgttaaactgcaggtgtgaaaagacgaaaatgcccttaagtttaaatatgttattaattttttttgagcatcttaacgacttcaaatgaaaaaactcaaaactagaaagttgtagatctcgtcgagatctataattttcatataaatttttttttcatttaattttgcaaaaaaaataatatgatttttctaagatatattaatcatatcaaatcatattttttttgcgaaattaaatgaaaaaaaaatttatatgaaaattatagatctcgacgagatctacaactttctagttttgagttttttcatttgaagtcgttaagatgctcaaaaaaaattaataacatatttgaacttaagggcattttcgtcttttcacacctgcagtttaacggcgttagggcccaaactgacggaagtggcatggatgacacgaaaaagttggagtagtggcgctgaagaccgctgaattttttcaggggcacacaggggattacgatcttttataagggcacacagggaaaagtctcctaGATAAACGCCTTTTTTTTTGTTGACACTTACGACGACAGATTTACAGGAGACGATGAAAATCATATCAGACGTGGAAACATGGATTTGGTTTTCTAGCGGAAGCAGATAGGATGCGGACGCATATGCTCCAAGtggaggtttttttttttttttttgcctctcatCTGGGTTACAGCTGTAGCATATGTTCGTACACACGCACGTCCACTCAACACACGCACGCTACTCACACCACCCGTGTACAAACAAACCTACAACTACACTCAGATCTAGACGACCGCGTCCTTCTTGAGATCACCGAAATGCACTGATTTCATAGGCGACGGGCGCATCGTAATCTCCTTATAGCTCTACGCGAGAGAGGCTACAGATTTTTGGGAATAAATTCCGGTGAGCACCAGGTAACCCTGGTGGGCAGGCTGCCCACCGCAAGCCTTTGTCGTCTGAGCTGAAGCTTGGTCTCAGTGGAGGGTTGGTGATGTTTTTTCCTTAATGTTGCCAGATGAGCCGAAGCATATCCGTTGTATGTAgggccctgtttagattccaaaaattttcaccccaaagtgtcacatcgaatcttacggcatatgcatggagtactaaatgtagacgaaaaaaaactaattgcacagttggatgagaaattacgagacgaaactttcgaacctaattagtccataattagacactaattgccaaatataaacgaaagtgctacagtagccaaaacaaaaaacttttaccatctaaacgcgccctagaTATAAGGTCTGAACTTAAAATGTCAATTAAACCAAGCTTGGTCCGACACTTTCATCAGTCTCCAAATCGATTTT
It encodes:
- the LOC136552825 gene encoding LOW QUALITY PROTEIN: uncharacterized protein (The sequence of the model RefSeq protein was modified relative to this genomic sequence to represent the inferred CDS: deleted 1 base in 1 codon), which gives rise to MVKAYLRYEPALTFGVIASPESNVAYDPSGRRLLAAALDRLAAWDLKRGLPSVSFAPSSSSLSLAVSCIASSPSAAVSSSIASGHADGSIRLWDAETGACEATLHGHRSAAAALRFGPSGAVLASGSKDCDVILWDVVAQAGLFRLRGHRDQVTDLVFLDSGKKLVSCSKDKFIRVWDLETQHCLQIVGGHRSEIWSMDVDPSERFLVSGSADPELQVFRIRQSVEEGEDWSKWDVLKLFGEIPRQSKERVANVRFNRDGSLVVCQVAGKTADIYRVLDETEAARKAKRRVNRKKEKASVKSMIAEENGTIIDPLPAQNLQNPTIIVTDVFKLFQVLRASKKICSIAFSPSNPPRGCLATLSLSLNNNMLETYSVDSEKVSKMYSVEMHGHRSDIRSVSLNSEDNLMMSTSHNAVKIWNPSTGECLRTIDSGYGLCSAFVGNRFALVGTQSGTLEIVDIASGSLTEAIEAHAGSIRSIVPIPDEDGTVGARGFVTGSADHDVKFWEYQLVQKSDNDSKQLTVANVRTLKMTEDVLAVSISPDGKHVAVALLDCHVKVYHMDTLKPSLNLYGHKLPVLCMDISSDGALLVTGSADKNLKIWGMDFGDCHRSIFAHSDSVMDVKFVYRTHYMFSVGKDRTVKYWDADKFELLLTLEGHHAEVWCLTISSRGDFIVTGSHDRSIRRWDRTEEHLFIEEEKEKRLEETFEADLENDEYRYGQKDDAPDEGSVGVPGRKTKETVTSADAIMDALDTAEEELKHINQHKMEEQINAKAAKFQPNVIMQGHSPSDYVLNVVSSIRPNDLEQALLALPFSDALKLMSYLKEWSLVPSKVELVCRVCLVLLQTHHNQLTATPAARSLLTELKDILYCRVKECKDTIGFNLAAMDHIKELLAMRSDAPFRDAKAKLMEIKQELSKRSSRLDGDEKRKKKRKKASAES